In one Candidatus Methylomirabilis sp. genomic region, the following are encoded:
- a CDS encoding prepilin-type N-terminal cleavage/methylation domain-containing protein, giving the protein MSMKRYRAERQGAPKRASQGFTLIEVLIALAILTVAVLGVAATTALQSGGSAGAISFGQAAVTRGYYLSTATMLAQDRLEQVKRVQYRVGAGDPFNTDTGNPPPSFGDENPVAGYPNFNRQVRVVAGPAADTRRVTVTIAFTLPTAQGANQESINVTTLVAARP; this is encoded by the coding sequence ATGTCCATGAAACGATACCGAGCAGAGCGGCAGGGCGCTCCAAAGCGGGCGTCGCAGGGTTTTACCCTCATCGAGGTCCTAATTGCCCTCGCGATTCTTACCGTCGCCGTCTTAGGGGTGGCGGCAACGACCGCGCTGCAAAGCGGCGGGAGCGCCGGCGCCATCTCTTTCGGCCAGGCCGCCGTGACGCGAGGCTATTATCTATCGACGGCGACCATGCTCGCCCAGGACCGGCTGGAACAGGTCAAGCGGGTCCAGTACAGGGTGGGGGCCGGCGATCCCTTCAACACAGATACAGGTAACCCCCCACCAAGCTTCGGGGATGAGAACCCCGTCGCCGGCTATCCCAATTTCAACAGGCAGGTCAGAGTTGTGGCCGGTCCGGCCGCGGATACCAGACGGGTGACCGTCACCATAGCCTTCACCCTTCCTACGGCTCAGGGGGCGAACCAGGAGAGTATTAACGTCACTACGCTTGTCGCCGCCAGGCCGTAA
- a CDS encoding GspH/FimT family pseudopilin — protein MVFRQSRVGGQRGFTLVELMVAIAVIGIVSVGTIPLFMTFLRAMQTRGASQELVTVLQQARELAIARNTDYRVEIEPDNNRLRFVRTSDNVVWTGPGTDAQGYRRLVNQTRLTCRKPEPPSFITFNPLGSAGGGTITVQNAQGTSSLNVVVSPSGRIRQCGPTAANCTQCP, from the coding sequence ATGGTCTTTCGGCAGAGTCGAGTGGGCGGTCAACGAGGGTTTACCCTCGTGGAACTGATGGTTGCTATTGCGGTCATCGGGATTGTCAGCGTGGGGACCATCCCCTTGTTTATGACCTTTCTCAGGGCGATGCAGACGCGAGGAGCATCCCAAGAGCTGGTGACGGTGCTTCAGCAAGCCCGCGAGTTGGCCATTGCCCGCAACACCGATTACCGCGTAGAGATCGAGCCGGATAACAATCGACTCCGCTTTGTCAGGACCAGCGACAATGTCGTATGGACCGGCCCTGGAACCGATGCTCAGGGCTACAGGCGACTGGTCAACCAGACTCGCCTCACCTGCAGGAAGCCTGAGCCGCCCTCCTTCATCACCTTCAACCCGCTCGGGAGTGCTGGCGGAGGGACCATCACCGTGCAGAACGCTCAAGGCACGTCATCCCTGAATGTCGTTGTCAGCCCATCGGGCCGTATCCGTCAATGTGGCCCGACCGCAGCAAACTGCACACAATGTCCATGA
- a CDS encoding prepilin-type N-terminal cleavage/methylation domain-containing protein, with protein sequence MLRRLRRKPEGFTLIELMVVVAIIGILAAIAIPLYASMQQKARISRAQADAAVVAGAVAAFGSHCGDVPATGAWPAANAVPAADPDTCTNNLALVGPRALTGASRDGAAIAAGPFLRAVPQPLANWTYTYTRTGTGTFTVVAASPAANDNFSVTLP encoded by the coding sequence ATGTTGCGCCGATTACGAAGAAAGCCCGAGGGGTTCACGTTGATTGAGTTGATGGTCGTTGTGGCGATCATCGGCATCCTGGCGGCGATCGCCATCCCGCTATATGCCAGCATGCAGCAGAAGGCGCGGATCAGCAGAGCCCAAGCCGATGCGGCGGTGGTGGCGGGCGCAGTCGCTGCCTTCGGGTCCCACTGCGGCGATGTTCCTGCAACTGGGGCATGGCCAGCAGCAAACGCTGTCCCGGCCGCCGACCCCGACACCTGCACGAACAACCTCGCTCTTGTTGGACCAAGGGCGCTCACTGGTGCTTCGAGGGATGGCGCAGCTATTGCTGCGGGGCCGTTCCTCCGAGCGGTTCCACAGCCACTAGCAAACTGGACCTACACATATACGAGGACTGGGACTGGGACCTTCACGGTTGTAGCGGCCAGCCCCGCCGCCAATGATAACTTTTCCGTCACGCTGCCGTAA
- a CDS encoding prepilin-type N-terminal cleavage/methylation domain-containing protein translates to MKRVPETEGYSLVELLIVLAIAGLIGGAILGVYQVSQGIYTRATALEDAQLGARAGLDRMANELRLIGSYWVGANGAGNAITAASPASITFMANVDDSSVINGVEATATAFTANTVSLSLSATATADAFKIYADPNSGLNDYIYIADGGTRDVRQITGIGGSTLTIASPLSSAYPVGSLVRDVKTITYTRNAGANTLTRRQGGANADTIIDNVTNLTFTYFSADGVTQTADAALIREIRIDLTVQSPDGSARRMTTRVKPRSLP, encoded by the coding sequence ATGAAGCGTGTCCCTGAAACCGAGGGATATAGCCTCGTTGAGCTGTTGATCGTCCTGGCGATTGCAGGCTTAATTGGCGGGGCCATCTTAGGAGTCTACCAGGTCTCGCAGGGCATCTATACTCGGGCCACCGCCTTGGAGGATGCCCAGCTTGGCGCAAGGGCAGGCCTGGATCGCATGGCAAACGAGCTCCGGCTGATCGGTTCATACTGGGTCGGAGCTAACGGCGCAGGCAACGCGATCACGGCTGCCTCCCCAGCCAGCATCACCTTTATGGCGAACGTAGACGACTCTTCCGTGATCAATGGTGTTGAGGCGACGGCCACCGCATTTACCGCGAACACTGTTTCTTTAAGCCTAAGCGCAACGGCGACCGCCGATGCCTTCAAGATCTATGCGGATCCGAATTCTGGTCTGAACGATTATATCTATATCGCCGACGGGGGCACGCGGGATGTCAGGCAAATAACGGGCATAGGCGGCAGCACTCTAACCATTGCATCGCCCCTCAGCTCGGCCTATCCCGTGGGCAGTCTTGTCCGAGATGTCAAGACCATTACCTACACCCGAAATGCAGGCGCCAACACCCTCACCAGGAGACAGGGCGGAGCCAACGCCGATACCATTATCGATAATGTGACAAACCTGACCTTCACCTATTTCAGCGCCGACGGGGTGACGCAGACTGCGGATGCAGCCCTTATCAGGGAGATTCGGATCGACCTCACGGTGCAGAGTCCGGACGGCAGCGCACGCCGCATGACCACCAGGGTCAAGCCAAGGAGCCTGCCATGA
- a CDS encoding sigma-54 dependent transcriptional regulator, with protein sequence MGTILVVDDEQGMREFLTALLEHQGHQIIAASDGEQALELVTHQPPDLVISDVRMPKVDGIGLLTGIREKYPHLPVIMITAYASMDSTIQAMRLGADDYITKPFRIDEIRLVVEKALARARARQHGQVSQPPVMEEAQLTGIIGRSPKMVELYKLITRIAELDSTILITGESGTGKELVARTIHCASPRADRPFLAINCGAIPEQLLESELFGHVKGSFTGAVSHKAGLFEVANRGTVLLDEIAEMSPGLQVKLLRFLQERTFRRVGGTEDLEVDVRLIAATNKDLVKAMADGAFREDLFYRVNVIPIHLPPLRERTEDIPLLANRLLAQCTLRQQRGTASISQEAMEILVRYRWPGNVRELENVIERAVAFETSDQLTSASLPLEIREVPDRRGRASIPFPEEGIDLDVTVSDIEKGLMRQALERSGWVQKRAADLLKISFRSFRHKAKKYGITKAERDA encoded by the coding sequence TTGGGAACGATATTAGTCGTCGATGACGAGCAGGGGATGCGCGAGTTCCTCACCGCCCTTTTGGAACATCAAGGGCATCAGATAATCGCTGCATCTGACGGCGAGCAGGCGCTTGAGCTTGTTACGCATCAGCCGCCGGATCTGGTGATCTCTGATGTTCGGATGCCGAAGGTAGATGGGATCGGCCTGCTGACCGGCATACGGGAAAAGTATCCGCATTTGCCGGTTATTATGATCACGGCATACGCCTCCATGGATTCAACGATTCAGGCCATGCGATTAGGGGCCGACGACTATATCACCAAGCCATTCCGAATCGACGAGATCCGTCTGGTTGTGGAAAAAGCGCTGGCCAGGGCCAGGGCTCGGCAGCATGGTCAGGTCTCCCAGCCGCCGGTGATGGAGGAGGCGCAGCTTACGGGGATCATCGGTCGCAGCCCGAAGATGGTCGAGCTGTATAAACTGATTACTCGAATTGCCGAGTTGGATAGTACGATCCTCATCACCGGAGAGAGCGGGACAGGCAAGGAGCTGGTGGCCAGGACCATCCACTGCGCGAGCCCTCGAGCCGACCGCCCGTTTCTTGCCATCAACTGCGGGGCCATACCCGAGCAACTGTTGGAGAGCGAGCTGTTTGGTCACGTCAAAGGGTCATTCACCGGGGCGGTCTCCCACAAGGCCGGACTGTTCGAGGTGGCCAATCGCGGAACAGTCCTGTTGGACGAGATCGCCGAGATGAGTCCGGGGCTGCAGGTCAAGCTCCTCCGATTCCTGCAGGAGCGGACCTTTCGGCGGGTCGGGGGAACGGAGGACCTGGAGGTGGATGTCCGTCTCATCGCCGCCACAAACAAGGATCTGGTGAAGGCGATGGCCGATGGAGCGTTTCGCGAAGACCTGTTTTATCGGGTAAATGTGATCCCGATCCATCTGCCGCCGCTTCGCGAGCGAACGGAGGACATCCCCCTACTGGCTAACAGGCTGCTGGCCCAGTGTACGCTCCGCCAGCAGAGGGGTACGGCTTCGATCTCCCAGGAGGCCATGGAGATCCTGGTGCGGTATCGGTGGCCGGGCAATGTGCGGGAACTTGAAAATGTCATTGAACGAGCCGTGGCCTTCGAAACCAGCGATCAATTGACATCTGCGAGTCTTCCTTTGGAGATCAGGGAGGTCCCCGATCGGCGAGGTCGGGCGTCCATTCCATTTCCCGAGGAAGGGATCGACCTGGACGTCACCGTCTCCGATATCGAAAAAGGCTTGATGCGCCAAGCCTTAGAACGCTCTGGGTGGGTCCAAAAGCGGGCTGCGGATCTGTTGAAGATCAGTTTTCGCTCCTTCCGCCATAAGGCAAAGAAATACGGGATCACCAAGGCCGAACGCGACGCCTGA